atacaaaaatacgaaccttagttatacttaccacttactcgttaaaaggaagacaagtaggtgaaatatagctaggaaaaccgaactaaatataaataataaaaccattactccctttTGATAACTAATCCCAACGTTTTGCGACTTAACGACACCGCAAAAACAAAACTGTCCGTTTTGATCATATCAGTAGCACTCCAATTTGTCAAGCAACTCCATCATTTTCTTCAATTCCTCAAACCCAAAATTTACTCTTCTTGTCTCAAAACCATCGACACCTTaattttttctcttttctttttacTACCTCGTTCCAAATTAATAGTCTTGTTTTGGTTTTTCAAAGTCTTTATTTActaaccttttttttttctttgaataatttttgataaaatttatatcttataattagtttttaTGTGTTTTCATTTGATATAATTTTCATCAATAAACTCAAAaaagttatttaaagtcaaaattaacaaacaaagactttgaaaagtcaaaataGGACTACTAATTTGAGATGGAGAGAGTATTATCTAGTAAtaattagggatgacaatggatcggatatggatcgggtgatgccatatccatatccatatccatttagtttttgttcatccatatccatatccatatccaatggattaagcggtttgttggatatccattggatatttaTGAAATGTTATAAAATTTTCTACTACATAACAAAATTAGAAACGTAGTATAACAAAAAATAGATGTAATGTGACCTAACTTAAACTCCATTCCCCGTAATGTATAATCTTTATCGAAGATTGAACacaatttgttaaatttactatcaAACATAGATTATGAcaaatcaaatatgtaatttgtatatGTTTATTAAGTTAGATATACATGTTTAGTGTGAGTACTCATAGTGAATTCCATATATGGTTAAAAGCAAAATGTATGTGTAATGATAAATACATTTGTAATAGTTATTGTTtatgcatatatttatatttatatttatgtatttgtatatgtatttcaggtgtaaatggatatatccatgaATGAAATTTttcatccgtatccatatccatatccatatccactaaggttcatccatatccgtatccatatccatttaggatcATCCATATTCGCTTGAAGCAGATCGGATCGGATGAATATCCATCGGATCGGatgtccattgccatccctagtaatAATGAGAGCTAAAATCCTCCAGAAAAGCTGATCCTTGGATTTTATTTGGGGTTTGTTAATGATGGTTCACATTAACCTTCCATTATCAATAATTTGAAAAACAGTCTCAAACCTTTCAGATGAGTGCGTGCACACATTACGTGCTTGGCTCACACATCGCTGGgagaaaacaggatgttacaataTTGTAGTAAATAAAAAGGTGTAAATCGTCTTCCAACAGATCTAAAAAACAATTTATAAACTTTAGACCTGTAAATGTACAACCCTTTTTATTGTTCTGAAAGACTGAAATTATAAATGAAAACGTACCTTttattaaattacctagataaaaaaATGTGAGTCACATTTTATATTGGGTTAAAGCTAGCAATAAGTTATATATTTTCAGTTTTGTTCTAATGTAGGTTATATACCACAAAAATGCCATTGTAGGTCATAAACTTTAAAATGTGTGCTAATGTAAACAAAATGTGACCGGTTACCAAAACCGGTAAAATTAATTATGTGTCAATTTTTTAACTGAAAAAGTTATGCAAACAGTCATTGTAGTTTGTTCATTTTGCGTGTGCAGTTCCTAAGTCTAACTGATGTTAAAAAGTTCGTTAACATCTAACGGAATTTTCTTAAAGGTTGTTAAGGTGAGGGACCAACCGTGTAGTTTATGATACTTGAGTGACCAACCGAGTCGAAAAAACCAAAAGTGGTAAATATGAAATATGAGAAAAACGTAAGGGACCAACCGCGTAATGTTTTTTTATTTAATACATACTTTATTTATCATGTTAAAGCTTTATATatgttgataataatacataaataacaAGTTCATAGTCtacaaatatatactttatttatcaggttaaagctttataatattTTTTAGATATATATCATACATCGAAAAAAATATTTATGTGTTATTATTTAGTAGTAAGAAAGAAGAGATTAaattcttattcaagaatggtgtACATATCCTTACAATTGAGTGAGTATTATAAATACTAAAACTTAACTGTACGTTACTCGTTTTCATCTTCAATTATagagtaggtgaaatagtaatcaataattcataattttactgTGCAAGATTATCAGTCATCTCTATTCATCTGCATGCGTACAAAATGAGAGTCCATCcatatcataacactcccccttggatgataattttgtttcgttagagatcaactagtactgcctcgttaaaaaccttgctaaagaccagtgggataaaaactttagccaagggaaaaagagtgcagcatagagttaacTCCCCCTCAAGTGGACATCgatgagctgttacatcttttgaatatgcctcatgccaatattgtgaacgtgtgttctgaaaacagcagttggaagtgctttggttaaAAGATCTGCAgagttttgctggattgaacatatctcatttcaatctggttgtccttgatgagatcttgagtgtatgggAAAAATCTAGGAGGTatatgttttgttcggtcacttttgatataccattCTTTCATTtgtgttatgcaagctgcattatcttcatagatagttgttggacttttatcgcgttctagtccacaagaatcagtaatgagttgtgtcgtTGATCtctaccaaaaacattcccgagtggcttcatgtaatgcaatcactttggcatgatttgatgatgttgcaacaagtgtttgtttttgagaacgcaatgatattgcggtgcctctatttaggaatacatatccagtttgagatttagctttatgtggataaataatctgcatctgtataaccaaacaaaacttgtttcgagttgttagaataaaataattataaatcggtagttccccgaaggtatcaaaatatatgtttgatctcattccaatgtcttttggtaggggctgagctgaaccttgtcaacaaattaactgcaaaagaaatgtcaggtcttgtataatttgtaagatgcataagagccccaattgcactaaaatatggaacttctgaaccaagaagatcttcatgatctcttagaggatgaaatggatcagtatcaatattgagatctaacaaccataggagtgcttaatggtttttgtcttgtccatattaaaatgttttaaaaacttttctgtataagttgtttgatgtataagtaagtcattagtcataTGCCCAATATGTAAATCaatgtaatacttgattttttcatttcaaaatctttctttagaaaTTGAATggtttcatagatttctttatttaaaataattgacataaacaactacgatcacatatccgaacattgtttttataaaacacacgtgcaaataagtttatatgtatacccttttcttatcaagtagtcatttaatcggttataccacatacgtctcgattgtataaacccatttagaaatctttgtgatttaatggaatattttcccttgggttttgcattagatgcttatgataccttaactcttcaggtatattcatatatatcactattaagtgatccatacagataagtagtaacaacatccataagatgcatttaaataactaccaggttgattaagtatctaataagtaattgtatccattacaggaggataagttttcctcctaattcatttctggtctttgtggaaaatcttgagttacaagtctagttatGTCTTGTAACTTCATttacacatttctttttcggataaaaattcatttgtgtcCCATACGCTTCACATccttaaaagtgataacgattgatccgaaaacttttcttttatcgagcgattctaattcagctcgcattgctcctttccattgagctcaatcatatccattttgatattcaatgacagattttggttccagattatcatctttattcatgatgtcattgtaacattatatgaaaatatctcatcaagatttttcatttcattttggttccataatattgcataatttatcgcaatttatgtatttacatttatcaatatcctctgcagaaagagtattgatttgtagttcttcttgaacattttcttttacctcattatcagctgattttctttttcgatgatttttatctttggaaccaattggtctcccacgtttctggcgtggcaaagactcatgagtgacattattgccaacttttagaatttcaattctagctgaagcatttactgctagtatatatgatttagtcactcctttttatatctgtaaatacatcaggtaatttatttgcaagttcttgcatatgcattatttttgaatttttgtttcgcattcttttgtgcgagtatcaagatatcttaattgatgttcacatcatgaaacatcattttatttattttttcatttctctcccctaatctagggaacaattaaaatgacaatcagcaaaacgtgctgtaaaaacatcacccgtcaagggttcaatatatcttatgattgaagatgtttcatattcaacatatattttcatccttctttgaggaaccatttgttgtggtggtgcaattaaaaatacactgcacaactaaatgttctaagatgaaaatatttagctctcgaccaaaattaagttggtaatggagaatatttatgacttgcacttggtttaatgcgaattaatgtcgcatcatgtaaatttacatgtccccatataaatattgagagttttgtactcatttccaattgtctagttattagctgcaaacgtttatctattgattcagctaaactaattttgtgtatgcatatgagcaactggatgttcaacaacaatccctgtagacatataataatcattaaatgtttgagatgttaactcaccagcattatcatgtCTCATCCTttattaatggtgtaatcagaataatgtgttctcaatttaataatttgtgcaagaaactttgcaaatgccatattacggcttaataacacacaaatatgagaccatccgctagatgcgtctattagaaccatgaaatatcaaaatggtccacatgatggatgaattggtccatatatataaccttgaattctttcaagaaacattggtgtttttttctcaatattcttttcattaatcactatatgtgcttttcattaatcaccatatgtgtttttcattaatcaccatatgcgcttttcatcatatatcattttcatcatatgcgttgcgcttttaatcatatgcgctgtgcttttcatcatgtgcgcttttcatcatatgcgccttttatcatatgcgcttctaatcatatgcgccttttatcatatgcactttttatcatctGCGCTTTTAATCgtatgcgttgcgcttttcatcatatgcgctttttatcatctgCGCTTTTAAtcgtatgcgctgcgcttttcatcatatgcgtttttcatcatatgcgctttttatcatatgcgctttttatcatctgCGTTTTTAAtcgtatgcgctgcgcttttcatcatatgcgctttttatcatatgcgcttttgatATTATGATTAcagttgtaatattaatattaatattaatactcgtattattattatattattttatcccAGTAGATTAAAGAATTGTTAAGACTCAAATTAGATTCCATTATATAACACCAAACCACTTAGAGATGGCAATAGATATAATTCAAACAAACACCAGAACCTCATCttgataatatataaacatataacaaCAACTGAAAAACGTGGTCCAACAAATAAACAATAATTCGGCCAAGATAAAATATAAACATGGTGGCTTAATAAGGAAACCCGATGATATTTCAGTTCCTTTGTTTTATTCTAAAACTCAAGTGGCAACCATCTTTAtcaacttttaataataaaaacatAGAATACTCAAGTAACATCTTTTTGAGTCGACAAGCAAAAATGGGTGGGTCTTACGGTCCCTCTTATCAGGGGCGGAGGCAGGATTTTGAAAGGTTGGGGTCACAAAATTATAACTAATGTAGCCACTATAAAATATTTAATTATCAAACTATTATTAGCTACATACAAAATATTCAAGTTACATTTCGAAATTTTCTTAGTTGAAAACGACCCATGAGTGCTTCATTCGGACACTAGAAATTGTCTTTCTATGAACCCAACATGGCAATCCTTTAAAACTTCATTATTAAGCTACGCATATTAAGTTTTACAAGcttcatttttaatatataaaaataaatagaaGACATATCTAAATAGAATGAACTACTCATGATATAAATTAAATTTGTTGAACTAGATTAGGCATGAAATCTAGTTAATTAACTCTAACATACTTGATGGCGACTACTACTAGTGAAATATGTTAAAAGAGATTTGTAAAATCATCGGTACGTGCACATAAGATTTTGGATATATGGGCTGCTAACAATAATTGGGCTGTGGACTGATTAGAAAAAGTTATCGGTGTATATAAGATTTTTGGATGGTGTCACGTACACAAAATAAAATATTTTACACTACAAAGGCTACTAGGTTGTGAATTAAATGACAAGTTGAGTAGGGTCACTTGCCCACAGTACCCAATAGGTACCTCCGCCTCTgcctcttataataaataaattagaACCTCATCATCATAATCTAGAAGGCAGCCAAATAATCGAAAGCTTGATGATTTCATTCGGTAACAGTAGGATTTAAATGAAACTCATAATCCAAGTGATGTGAGCTCAAAGATCAAGTGAAGGTGTGTAGTGGGGCTGGCTTAGCTCATCATGACACATTCAAAACAATTAAGTCCAACTTGTTATATCCTTTAGTCgactagaaaattgaagattgccCCACATGTATTAATATATGACAAGAAAATTGATAAATGTGTTTTGTTCATGATGGGGGTGGGGTTGTGTGATTGACACTTTCGGCCAAAAAAAATTGAAAGTAAAACGTGGGTTAGCAAACAGCTGGATAGTTTGATTGCTTGTGGGGTTCCGTTTTTTTAAATATAATAGCACTCAATCATTCATAATTACCGTCTTTACTTCCACTAACTCTTTAATATCGGCACCTTCACTTCCTATCACCATTATTAACATATTCGATTTTTATTATCTTCTAATCCTCATCCTCTATGTTTATTAACGAGGttagaaaaaaaatatatgaaggGTGGCGGTTTAGTGAGGTTCTTTCAATAATTGTCATATACATATAAACAAACACCCGCGGGTAAATAGAAAATTGTGGCGGGCGGGTCGCGGATGTATAGGATCCGCGCCCGTcgcccgcgggtgccatccctacgACCCTActtgtactgaatcatttagaggtACACCAAGAGTGGAAACCGTTCAGTACCACTCTTTCATCCAGAGGCACACATCAAAAGGACTGACTGACTATCCATACTTGCTCTTAAATTTTATTTTCTTCCTTTTAGATTAGTTTTATGAtagttttaattattgtaagtGTGCTAATAAATAGCTTAAACGGATATTGTATTTTGAGGTTCTGCCGTGTGAAGATAATACAACTGAAGTAAAAAGTACAAGACTTTTAAAGCTACAAAGAAGACCCAGCGAGAGGTACAAGCAACATGCATGGAGTACAAGTCTACAAAGCATAAGCAAGTTGTCGGCAGAAAACAATACCAGGACATACTCATTCAAACATCGTTTAAAGTTCACATTCAACATTTTTCTCCGTCTCGTTTCAAGCAAGTAGATAGatatcaattaatattaataaaaaaaacaaGAGGATTGTTTTGAGGTACGGATTCCTTGTTAATTAACTAAGTCAAAGTAATGTAAATTATAACGTCAACAGCTTTTTGGAATACCTGATGAGTATAACTCAGTGGTGGAAGAACCCAATCTGATAAATTCTTGATCAGAAGACACATCAGAGGTTTCTAGATCTTCCGGCGGTTTTAGCAGCGGATGACGGTGGCCTGcgggagctcttcgtgctgataacgtgttattatTTAGTAGTAACAAAGAAGAGATTAaattcttattcaagaatggtgtacatatccttacaattgagtgagtatttataatactaaaacttaactgtacattactcgttttcatcttcaattatagagtaggtgaaatagtaatcaataattcataattttactgTGCAAGATTATCAATCATCTCTATTAATCTGCATCCGTACAAAATATGAATCCATCTATATCATAACAATATGAGCTATTTGTAAATTTAATTTAATCCTTTTATATAGTAGAAACTTATTGTTCACATGTGTGGTTATGAAGCACCAAAAGGACAATATAAAGATAAATAGATACATTGTAGAAGCTCCATTTTATAAGATCACAAGTGGTctttattttaattttaacttaATCTAAGAAGTGTAAAATGTTTCAAAGTATTGTTAAAATTAATACAAACAAACATGTTTTTATTCGAATAAAAAAAGGAGTAACATCTTATAATAGAGTAAAGGTATCCAAGGCTTGTTAAATTCTTACttctttcagtttcaacaagaaaaGCATCACGTCCCTTTTAAAACACCTTCAATTATCCAATCATAGTTTCATTCTATTCAAAATCTGTCTTGTAAGTTTCAAAAATGGCCCATcagcttgatgatgatgatattgaacaacATCTAATAGAAAAAATCAGTCAAGCCATTATCGTTTCAGGTAAGAAACAAAATAATATTGTTATCAGATTATTAAATCTCTCAGAACCTGATTTTATTACCTTGTTGAATAAACTCAAAGAAACAACAAACCCAAATGTTGTAAAAGATTGGATGAGTTTAAGAAGGGCTAGCCTTTATGAACTCAACAATTTGTTATCTGATTGGTTGATAACCAAAAGTCAAACCTTATTCTCCCCAATTGAAATTCGCAACTCATATGAGAACATCAAGAAAAGCTTAAGGAGGTTGACCAAAGAAGTCAACGGTGAGGAAGACACGTCATCAAGAGGTAAAAAAGATGCTACTATTATTACTGATGATGATAATGCTAATGATGAAATGTCTGGTTCCTATGATCATGATCAAGAACCTAACCACACCATTTTTATAAGAAACAAAAATGATGTTTACAGATGGAGTTCTAGGCATAAACCAAGCAAAATTTATGGTTTGGAACATATAGTTATGGCAATGGAAAGAGATATTGTCATTAGAAACATTAATGCTCCTTATCAAGTATATGGTGTTGTAGGTGTTGCAGGAATTGGTAAAACAACACTTTGTCAAGAAATTTTTAATAGAGATTTAGTGAAACAACATTTTAGTCCAAGATTATGGGTTTGTTTATCTAAACAACCTAATAATCACAAAGATGACTATAAACAAGAAGTTGTTGTTAGGATGTTGAAGTGTTTAGGGATTGAAGATGATGTCATTAATGCCGCGGGAAATGGCGATAAATATGGACTCAAAAGACTCATTCTTCTTCTAAGGTTACAACTTATTGGTAAACGATATTTAATCGTGTTAGATGATGCTTGGTGTGATAAGTTATATGTTACCAAACACgacaaaaataataaaacaaatGAGCATGATGCAAATGATGATACTAAGACAGAGGATACATATTTTTGGAACTTGACACAAAAGGATGAGTTAGATGAAAAAACGGGACATGATCAATTAGCATATGCATTGCCAAAAGGGTGTGGTGGAACGATTATATCGTCGAGCCGATCACAAACATTGGTTAAGAAAATGTTTGGGAAAGATGTTAGTTTGCAATGTTTGAAACCGCAAAAGGACGAAAACATTGACAAGATATTTGATGATGAAGTGATTGGATACGATGAAGGTATGAGAGAATTGCCACAACATTTGAAGGATTTAAAAGGTAAGATATTGGAAAAATGTGATAGGATTCCATTAGGTGCTAAATTGCTAGCAAAAATTGCTAGAGAACAATTGCAACAGAAAACAAACACTACAAGTGCCGGAGGACAAGTTCCGGCAGGTGGGAACGCCGGTGACGGTGGTGTTCCGAAGTCAAAGGCTAAGAATGACACCCTCTAAATGGATCTGATAAGGGGGCATAAATGGCAGACAAGACATTGATTGGAAATAAATGCTTTTCAATTATTCTATCTACTcatgttatttttatttattttatgcgtGTTTTTAACCCCGTTTTTCTAAtgttttaaaataaaataataataataatggtatgttgactcgcttttataattttttatttttttttgaatgaCAACTTtattaaaactattttttttttttttttttttttgaatgacaACTTTATTAAAACTTGTAGTAAGAAATTAGATGTAAATAGCAACAATTATAATGGCATTATAATATTTTTACAACGACTAGATAACCATGATAACATATTATGTGATTGCTcaatagttattattatcagtcaCTATATGGTTAATGTTATGGCTTGCCTATTATGCTTACATTGTTGACTTGATGTGCCTAATTTTCCTTGATAAGAATCTTAAATACAAGCATATACTCATTATGATATCATGCTATAATACATATGCTTGCACTTTGAAATATTATTGaccattatgcatgtttgtatatc
The window above is part of the Rutidosis leptorrhynchoides isolate AG116_Rl617_1_P2 chromosome 1, CSIRO_AGI_Rlap_v1, whole genome shotgun sequence genome. Proteins encoded here:
- the LOC139870774 gene encoding uncharacterized protein, whose translation is MAHQLDDDDIEQHLIEKISQAIIVSGKKQNNIVIRLLNLSEPDFITLLNKLKETTNPNVVKDWMSLRRASLYELNNLLSDWLITKSQTLFSPIEIRNSYENIKKSLRRLTKEVNGEEDTSSRGKKDATIITDDDNANDEMSGSYDHDQEPNHTIFIRNKNDVYRWSSRHKPSKIYGLEHIVMAMERDIVIRNINAPYQVYGVVGVAGIGKTTLCQEIFNRDLVKQHFSPRLWVCLSKQPNNHKDDYKQEVVVRMLKCLGIEDDVINAAGNGDKYGLKRLILLLRLQLIGKRYLIVLDDAWCDKLYVTKHDKNNKTNEHDANDDTKTEDTYFWNLTQKDELDEKTGHDQLAYALPKGCGGTIISSSRSQTLVKKMFGKDVSLQCLKPQKDENIDKIFDDEVIGYDEGMRELPQHLKDLKGKILEKCDRIPLGAKLLAKIAREQLQQKTNTTSAGGQVPAGGNAGDGGVPKSKAKNDTL